The following proteins come from a genomic window of Natronosalvus vescus:
- a CDS encoding succinate dehydrogenase/fumarate reductase iron-sulfur subunit — translation MSTQQEQQTEPEEPETQEAPADQEMSGLASPQQQRLQRKEAGRLERERAAAEDDLEEETVHLKVFRFDPEVEAKQEPRFDDFHVPFERGMTVLDALIFARDEFDSSLTFRHSCRQAICGSDAFFVNGRQRLGCKTQISELDQPVRVEPLPHQEVVKDLVVEMEHFYDQMHAVEPYMQQEDLPEGDLEEMRQSRENREKIKMSTRCIWCGACMSSCNIAAGDNQYLGPAAINKAYRFAMDDREDEEIKEHRLRIIEQEHGVWRCQTQFSCTEVCPKDIPLTEHIQELKREAVKKNLKFW, via the coding sequence ATGAGCACGCAACAAGAACAACAGACCGAACCCGAGGAACCGGAGACCCAGGAAGCACCTGCCGACCAGGAGATGAGCGGGCTCGCCTCCCCACAACAACAACGCCTCCAGCGAAAGGAGGCCGGCCGCCTCGAGCGCGAGCGCGCCGCGGCCGAAGACGACCTCGAGGAGGAGACGGTTCACCTCAAGGTGTTCCGCTTCGATCCGGAGGTCGAGGCCAAACAGGAGCCACGGTTCGACGACTTTCACGTCCCGTTCGAACGCGGGATGACCGTCCTCGACGCGCTCATCTTCGCACGAGACGAGTTCGACTCGTCATTGACGTTCCGTCACTCCTGTCGGCAGGCGATCTGTGGGTCGGACGCGTTCTTCGTCAACGGGCGTCAGCGCCTCGGCTGTAAGACGCAGATTTCCGAACTCGACCAGCCCGTTCGCGTCGAGCCCCTGCCACACCAGGAGGTCGTGAAGGATCTGGTCGTCGAGATGGAACACTTCTACGACCAGATGCACGCGGTCGAGCCGTACATGCAACAGGAGGATCTCCCCGAGGGCGACCTTGAGGAGATGCGCCAGTCACGGGAGAACCGTGAGAAGATCAAGATGTCTACGCGCTGTATCTGGTGTGGCGCGTGTATGTCCTCGTGTAACATCGCCGCTGGCGACAACCAGTATCTCGGCCCGGCCGCGATCAACAAGGCCTACCGGTTCGCGATGGACGACCGCGAGGACGAGGAGATCAAAGAGCACCGACTGCGCATCATCGAGCAGGAACACGGCGTCTGGCGCTGCCAGACGCAGTTCTCCTGTACCGAGGTGTGTCCGAAGGACATCCCCCTCACCGAGCACATTCAGGAGCTCAAGCGTGAGGCGGTCAAGAAGAACCTGAAATTCTGGTAA
- a CDS encoding succinylglutamate desuccinylase/aspartoacylase family protein has protein sequence MSEETAISRDEDGDELGPDVFTYNGGRVDPGESANIRYGISETYLGDPVRIPVTVINGEHPGPTVFLSAAAHGDELNGIEVVREVAHDWDHSNLHGTLVCLPVMNVPGFLAQERYLPIYDRDLNRSFPGREGSTSAQRMAHRIFTNFIEPCDLGIDFHTSTRGRTNMLHVRANMEDPTIERLANAFSSNVIIAGEGPSGTLRREASDAGIPTITVEMGEAHRFQRRLIDRSLTGVASVLAEFGLHPHSSVHWPGWRVNIDDAGEKTWLRADAGGIVDMKHSSGELVREGETICAITNPFKEEDDIVTVDAPFTGLLVGVLENPVVYPGNPLCHLVGLSDPILTALERELEHQDPFLETLE, from the coding sequence ATGAGCGAGGAGACCGCCATCTCGAGAGACGAGGATGGCGACGAACTCGGCCCCGACGTCTTCACGTACAACGGTGGTCGGGTCGATCCGGGCGAGTCCGCGAACATTCGGTACGGCATCAGCGAAACTTACCTCGGCGATCCGGTTCGGATCCCGGTGACGGTGATCAACGGCGAGCACCCCGGCCCGACGGTGTTCCTGTCGGCGGCCGCCCACGGCGACGAACTCAACGGAATCGAAGTCGTCCGCGAGGTCGCCCACGACTGGGATCACTCGAATCTCCACGGAACCCTGGTCTGCCTCCCTGTGATGAACGTTCCTGGCTTTCTCGCCCAAGAACGATACCTGCCGATCTACGACCGGGATCTGAACCGCTCGTTCCCCGGGCGTGAGGGGTCGACGAGCGCCCAGCGGATGGCCCACCGAATCTTCACCAACTTCATCGAACCCTGTGACCTCGGGATCGACTTTCACACGTCGACGCGTGGCCGAACGAACATGCTCCACGTTCGGGCAAACATGGAGGATCCGACGATCGAACGACTCGCGAACGCGTTCAGTTCGAACGTGATCATCGCGGGTGAAGGCCCGTCCGGCACGCTCCGACGGGAGGCCAGCGACGCCGGCATTCCGACGATCACCGTCGAGATGGGCGAAGCCCACCGGTTTCAACGTCGGCTTATCGACCGTTCGCTCACCGGTGTCGCCAGTGTCCTGGCCGAGTTCGGCCTGCATCCCCACTCTTCGGTTCACTGGCCTGGGTGGCGGGTCAACATCGACGACGCTGGCGAGAAGACGTGGCTCCGGGCCGACGCGGGCGGGATCGTTGACATGAAACACTCGAGCGGTGAGCTGGTTCGGGAGGGTGAGACGATCTGTGCGATCACGAACCCGTTCAAAGAGGAAGACGACATCGTCACCGTCGATGCGCCGTTCACGGGGTTGCTGGTCGGCGTCCTCGAGAACCCGGTCGTCTACCCGGGGAACCCGCTCTGTCACCTGGTTGGTTTGAGCGACCCAATCCTGACCGCCCTCGAGCGCGAACTCGAGCACCAGGATCCGTTCCTCGAGACGCTCGAGTAG
- a CDS encoding FAD-binding protein: MYEHDVIVVGGGGAGLRAAIAAHEAGADVAIVTKLHPVRSHTGAAEGGINAALREGDDWELHAYDTMKGSDYLGDAPAIETLAKDAPEDTITLEHWGMPFSREEDGTVSQRPFGGLSFPRTTYAGAETGHHLLHVLYEQVVKRGVQIYDEWFVMNLAVTDEPDPNDRTCHGVVAYDVQSGKIEGFKARNGVIITTGGPGQAFDHTTNAVSCTGDGQAMAYRAGVPLEDMEFVQFHPTTLPSTGVLISEGVRGEGGILYNEDGERFMFEHGYANNAGELASRDVVSRAELTEVNEGRGVEDEYVHLDMRHLGAERILDRLENILHLAEDFEGVDGLVEPMPVKPGQHYEMGGIETDENGKTCIDGLYAAGECACVSVHGANRLGGNALPELVVFGKRAGYHAAGRDLGEAEIETGYTAGVEEETDADLPVTPGEAGIDASEPSADVATDGSGQIVDADALLERAVEAERERVAHLMGRDDGVKHADIRAKLQQAMTQDVNVFREEEGLKRALRAIKECREMYQDVYVEDPSRTFNTDLQMTYETRNLIDVAETITLGALVRNEFRGAHWRLENQERDDENWLKHTLISWNAGKPSIWYRPVILEGEDKTYEPKIRSY; this comes from the coding sequence ATGTACGAACACGACGTCATCGTGGTCGGCGGCGGCGGAGCCGGCCTCCGCGCCGCGATCGCGGCACACGAAGCGGGAGCGGACGTAGCGATCGTTACGAAACTCCATCCGGTGCGCAGCCACACCGGTGCCGCGGAGGGCGGCATCAACGCCGCTCTCCGCGAGGGCGACGACTGGGAACTCCACGCCTACGACACGATGAAGGGGTCGGACTACCTCGGCGACGCCCCTGCGATCGAGACGCTGGCGAAAGACGCCCCAGAGGACACGATCACCCTCGAGCACTGGGGGATGCCCTTTTCGCGCGAGGAAGATGGGACGGTCTCCCAGCGCCCCTTTGGCGGCCTGTCGTTCCCCCGAACGACGTACGCCGGTGCGGAGACGGGTCATCACCTGCTGCACGTCCTCTACGAACAGGTCGTCAAACGCGGCGTTCAGATCTACGACGAGTGGTTCGTGATGAACCTCGCCGTCACGGACGAACCCGATCCGAACGACCGAACGTGCCACGGCGTCGTCGCCTACGACGTCCAGTCGGGCAAGATCGAGGGGTTCAAGGCCCGAAACGGGGTCATCATCACGACCGGCGGCCCCGGTCAGGCGTTCGATCACACCACCAACGCCGTCTCCTGTACCGGCGACGGCCAGGCGATGGCCTACCGGGCGGGCGTCCCGCTCGAGGACATGGAGTTCGTCCAGTTCCACCCGACGACGCTGCCGAGCACTGGCGTGCTCATTTCGGAAGGTGTCCGCGGCGAGGGTGGCATCCTCTACAACGAGGACGGCGAACGGTTCATGTTCGAACACGGTTACGCGAACAACGCCGGCGAACTCGCGAGCCGTGACGTCGTCTCCCGCGCCGAGTTGACCGAGGTTAACGAGGGCCGCGGGGTCGAAGACGAGTACGTCCACCTCGACATGCGCCACCTGGGTGCCGAACGAATCCTCGACCGGCTCGAGAACATTCTCCACCTCGCGGAGGACTTCGAGGGCGTCGACGGCCTCGTCGAGCCCATGCCGGTCAAACCCGGCCAGCACTACGAGATGGGTGGTATCGAGACCGACGAGAACGGCAAGACGTGTATCGACGGCCTCTACGCCGCCGGCGAGTGTGCCTGCGTCTCTGTCCACGGGGCGAACCGGCTGGGCGGCAACGCACTCCCGGAACTGGTCGTCTTCGGTAAACGCGCGGGCTATCACGCTGCCGGACGAGATCTCGGCGAGGCCGAAATCGAGACCGGCTACACGGCGGGCGTGGAGGAGGAAACGGACGCCGACCTCCCTGTCACGCCCGGTGAGGCTGGGATCGACGCCAGCGAACCGAGCGCGGACGTCGCCACGGACGGCTCCGGACAGATCGTCGACGCGGATGCGCTCCTCGAGCGGGCCGTCGAGGCCGAACGCGAACGCGTCGCCCACCTGATGGGGCGAGACGACGGCGTCAAACACGCCGACATCCGGGCGAAACTCCAGCAGGCGATGACCCAGGACGTCAACGTCTTCCGCGAGGAGGAAGGGCTCAAACGCGCGCTCAGAGCGATCAAGGAGTGTCGCGAGATGTACCAGGACGTCTACGTCGAGGATCCCTCGCGAACGTTCAACACCGACCTGCAGATGACCTACGAGACCCGGAACCTGATCGACGTCGCCGAGACGATCACCCTCGGCGCGCTCGTGCGAAACGAGTTCCGCGGTGCCCACTGGCGTCTCGAGAATCAGGAGCGTGACGACGAAAATTGGCTCAAACACACGCTCATCTCCTGGAACGCCGGCAAGCCGTCGATCTGGTACCGACCGGTCATCCTCGAGGGCGAGGACAAGACTTACGAGCCGAAGATTCGCAGCTACTAA
- the sdhC gene encoding succinate dehydrogenase, cytochrome b556 subunit: MSQSYNRGLIEDFGRWKEFSAGMWAWIFHKFTGWILIGYLFTHIAVLSTAISGEQAYTNTLQGLEALFVVRLLEVGLLAVAVFHILNGIRLLMVDLNIGLEAQDKTFYLSLLITGAITVASVPTFMTEVGF, encoded by the coding sequence ATGAGTCAGTCTTACAATCGTGGCCTTATCGAGGACTTCGGGCGGTGGAAGGAGTTCTCGGCCGGGATGTGGGCGTGGATCTTCCACAAGTTCACCGGGTGGATCCTGATCGGCTACCTGTTTACCCACATCGCGGTGTTGAGTACCGCCATCTCGGGAGAGCAAGCGTACACGAACACCTTGCAGGGACTCGAAGCCCTGTTCGTCGTCCGACTGCTCGAGGTCGGCTTGCTGGCAGTCGCCGTGTTCCACATCCTGAACGGAATCAGGCTACTGATGGTCGACCTGAATATCGGGCTCGAGGCACAGGACAAAACGTTCTACCTCTCGTTGCTCATCACGGGTGCGATTACCGTGGCGAGCGTACCGACGTTCATGACGGAGGTGGGCTTCTAA
- a CDS encoding succinate dehydrogenase → MAERYSSFAPGGTAWLLQRITAAFLIIVLAFHFFLLHFVTHAWEITFDGTAARMENLGYFITMILFLITATFHGVNGVYNALINQGLSGTPKKIVLAILVIAGGALIAQGIWVALVWRGVM, encoded by the coding sequence ATGGCAGAACGCTACTCCTCGTTCGCCCCCGGCGGAACCGCGTGGCTGCTCCAGCGCATTACGGCCGCGTTCCTGATCATCGTGTTAGCGTTTCACTTCTTCCTCCTGCACTTCGTCACTCACGCCTGGGAGATTACCTTCGATGGCACCGCGGCCCGGATGGAGAACCTCGGCTACTTCATCACGATGATCCTGTTCCTGATCACGGCGACGTTCCACGGCGTCAACGGCGTCTACAACGCGCTGATCAATCAGGGACTCAGCGGCACGCCGAAGAAGATCGTCCTCGCCATCCTCGTCATCGCCGGCGGGGCGTTGATCGCCCAGGGCATCTGGGTCGCACTCGTCTGGCGGGGGGTCATGTAA
- a CDS encoding flippase — protein sequence MSSLDHIVRGFKATLVARAIFMLSSAALMIVLARYLLDPDGYGTLFWAIGILSVVQLLADVGLGKSAARYFAVYREKDPGQIPHLIELTIAVKLVCIALVTGALLLFYEQIAVLLGDPTVAPFLAAGAVYLLVNSFNGFTQVAFQGFNNLVYSAAVQAIGGVARLVFAVVFVLAGFGALGAFFGYIVGYAVAAVFGVTVLYLQFYRAYERAPSFEPGLPRRLLEYSVPLTATRSANVVDKQIDIVLVGVFLTNPAVAFYTLAKQIVDFVLAPAESLGFTISPNFGEEKAGGNLERARTLYETALTNTLLLYIPAAAGLAIVAGPFVTLVFGGDYAGAIPVLQVLCLFVVLQAITNLTSDSLDYLGRARERAIAKGGTAMANFGLNIVLIPTIGVVGAAIATVITHSIYVAVNLYVVHVELSLRVKTLVSSIGKIVVITGGMAVIVLAVTPLVSSLVMLGAIILVGVVTWAGLALASGLLDPQDVRTVLG from the coding sequence ATGAGTTCACTCGATCACATCGTTCGCGGATTCAAAGCAACGCTCGTCGCTCGAGCCATCTTCATGCTCTCGAGTGCGGCGTTGATGATCGTGCTGGCCCGGTATCTCCTCGACCCGGACGGCTACGGCACCCTGTTCTGGGCGATCGGCATCCTGAGCGTCGTCCAGTTGCTCGCCGACGTCGGCCTCGGGAAGTCGGCCGCCCGATACTTCGCGGTCTATCGCGAGAAAGATCCCGGCCAGATCCCGCACCTGATCGAGTTGACAATCGCGGTCAAGCTGGTGTGTATCGCACTCGTCACGGGCGCGTTGCTCCTCTTTTACGAACAGATCGCGGTTCTGCTCGGCGACCCGACGGTCGCCCCGTTCCTGGCCGCGGGAGCGGTCTACCTCCTCGTCAATTCGTTCAACGGCTTCACCCAGGTCGCCTTCCAGGGGTTCAACAACCTAGTGTACAGCGCGGCCGTCCAGGCGATCGGCGGCGTCGCACGGCTCGTTTTCGCCGTCGTGTTCGTGCTCGCGGGCTTCGGCGCGCTCGGGGCCTTCTTCGGCTACATCGTCGGCTACGCTGTCGCAGCCGTCTTCGGTGTCACCGTCCTCTACCTCCAGTTTTACCGCGCTTACGAGCGCGCCCCCTCGTTCGAACCAGGACTCCCCAGACGGCTGCTCGAGTACAGCGTCCCGCTGACGGCGACCCGGAGCGCGAACGTCGTCGACAAACAGATCGACATCGTCCTCGTCGGGGTATTCCTGACGAATCCGGCCGTCGCCTTCTACACCCTCGCGAAACAGATCGTCGACTTCGTTCTCGCCCCCGCCGAGTCCCTCGGCTTCACCATTTCGCCGAACTTCGGCGAGGAGAAAGCGGGCGGAAACCTCGAGCGCGCTCGAACACTCTACGAAACGGCGCTGACGAACACGCTGTTGCTCTACATCCCGGCAGCCGCCGGGCTGGCGATCGTCGCCGGGCCGTTCGTGACACTGGTCTTCGGTGGAGATTACGCTGGCGCGATCCCCGTGTTACAGGTGCTCTGCCTGTTCGTGGTCTTGCAGGCGATAACGAACCTGACGAGCGACAGTCTCGACTACCTCGGGCGCGCCCGCGAGCGAGCGATCGCCAAGGGTGGAACCGCGATGGCAAACTTCGGGCTCAACATCGTGCTGATTCCGACGATCGGCGTCGTCGGCGCGGCGATTGCGACGGTCATCACCCACTCGATCTACGTCGCCGTGAACCTCTACGTCGTCCACGTCGAACTCTCGCTTCGGGTCAAGACCCTCGTCTCGAGCATCGGCAAAATCGTCGTGATCACCGGCGGGATGGCGGTGATCGTCCTCGCAGTGACGCCGCTCGTCTCCAGTCTGGTGATGCTCGGGGCGATCATTCTCGTCGGTGTAGTGACGTGGGCCGGTCTGGCACTGGCAAGTGGCCTGCTCGATCCCCAGGACGTGCGAACGGTGCTGGGCTGA
- a CDS encoding GNAT family N-acetyltransferase yields the protein MEIREATADDSEAIRSVAHHSLSESYTHFLDEEIIDEAVDNWYGDDLGDELEHDETVVLVAEDDGEIIGFSQSEWLDETQGIGRIQWIHVDPAHRGNGLGVRLLVRTRDALLDAGAEQLQGAVLAGNEFGNEFYVAHGFELSGSRDLEVGSETHTENVYIESEGELESSEAWRALEAIDAAGGTLYVSYGEPARGSKAPFYTVYEDADADERYGWFCGNCDATDVAMDSMGRVVCNECGNKRKATRWDASYL from the coding sequence ATGGAGATCCGTGAAGCCACTGCCGACGACAGTGAGGCGATCCGTTCAGTCGCACACCACTCGCTCTCCGAGTCGTACACCCACTTCCTCGACGAGGAGATCATCGACGAGGCCGTCGACAACTGGTACGGCGACGACCTCGGGGACGAACTCGAGCACGACGAGACGGTGGTTCTCGTCGCCGAGGACGACGGCGAGATCATCGGCTTCTCCCAGAGCGAGTGGCTCGATGAGACCCAGGGAATCGGCCGTATTCAGTGGATCCACGTCGACCCGGCACACCGTGGTAACGGGCTCGGTGTCAGGCTGCTCGTGCGCACGCGGGACGCGCTGCTCGACGCCGGCGCAGAACAGCTCCAGGGTGCCGTCCTCGCCGGGAACGAGTTCGGCAACGAGTTCTACGTCGCCCACGGGTTCGAACTGAGCGGCTCTCGCGACCTCGAGGTCGGCTCGGAAACCCACACCGAGAACGTCTACATCGAGAGCGAAGGCGAGCTCGAGTCGAGTGAAGCGTGGCGCGCGCTCGAGGCGATCGATGCCGCCGGGGGAACGCTGTACGTGAGTTACGGCGAACCCGCACGCGGTTCGAAGGCACCGTTCTACACGGTCTACGAGGACGCGGACGCCGACGAGCGCTACGGCTGGTTCTGTGGGAACTGTGACGCCACCGACGTGGCGATGGACTCGATGGGACGGGTCGTCTGTAACGAGTGTGGAAACAAGCGGAAGGCGACACGCTGGGACGCCTCGTACCTGTGA
- the nth gene encoding endonuclease III, producing MGTPLETPEQQAAEVVDRLEHEYPDSTISLRYSNRLELLIAVILSAQCTDERVNKETKALFETYETPEDYAAAPQEELAEALNSITYFNNKAKYIRNACARIVEEHDSEVPDTMSELTDLPGVGRKTANVVLQHGHDIVEGIVVDTHVQRLSRRLGLTDEHTPEKIEQDLLEIVPEESWQQFTHLCIDHGRAVCSARSADCEACVLADICPSEKGDSEIDLASGDPW from the coding sequence ATGGGAACCCCACTCGAGACGCCCGAACAGCAGGCGGCCGAAGTCGTCGATCGACTCGAACACGAGTACCCCGACTCGACGATCTCGCTCCGCTACTCGAATCGCCTCGAACTCCTGATCGCCGTGATCCTTTCCGCGCAGTGTACCGACGAACGGGTCAACAAAGAGACGAAAGCGCTCTTCGAGACCTACGAGACGCCCGAAGACTACGCCGCGGCGCCCCAGGAGGAACTCGCCGAAGCGCTCAACTCGATCACCTACTTCAACAACAAGGCGAAGTATATCCGCAACGCGTGTGCCAGGATCGTCGAGGAGCACGATAGTGAGGTTCCGGACACGATGAGCGAACTCACCGACCTCCCAGGTGTTGGGCGAAAGACGGCCAACGTCGTCCTCCAGCACGGCCACGACATCGTCGAGGGAATCGTCGTCGACACGCACGTCCAGCGACTGTCGCGCCGTCTGGGCCTGACTGACGAGCACACCCCCGAAAAGATCGAACAGGATCTCCTCGAGATCGTCCCCGAGGAGTCCTGGCAGCAGTTCACCCACCTCTGTATCGACCACGGGCGGGCGGTCTGTTCGGCTCGATCCGCCGACTGTGAGGCCTGCGTACTCGCCGACATCTGTCCGTCGGAGAAAGGAGACAGCGAGATCGACCTCGCTTCTGGCGACCCCTGGTGA